A stretch of DNA from Firmicutes bacterium CAG:345:
TTCTTCTATTTTCCCAAGAATTGTTAGAGGAATATTTGAATCTAATAAAAATATTAATCTATATGGCTTCAATTATGAAAACTTTAATTTTGAATTTTCAACAACTAAAGAATTGACAGTAGAACTTAAGAAGATAATCAATGTCTTACCTGATGTCAGCAGTTTAGCTAATGCTGCAGGAGATAATTTGAATTTAGCTGAACTTGATACTGCAGTTTTAAAGAATGTTTTAAATGTTGTCTATAATTCAAAAATATTAAATCCTGATCATCGCTTAGATGGTACAGGTGGAGCAAATGATGTCGTTGCTAATTATAATTTCCAACAGTTAGTACAGACATTATTTGAAATGGATGATATCAAAAATATGGGATTTGTTGTTCCTGATAATCTCGGTTCTATCATGTGGAATGATGAATTGGATGCCTCAGGAAACATCGTTGAAAAAGGTGAGATTTCTAAACTTATCGATATTATCGACTATCTTAAAGGTGATGGTTCTTTCTTATTAAATGATGATTTCAGCATTGATCAAATATCGGGAAAAGATGTTGAAAAAATAGTCGATTTAATTTCTTCAAGTGAATTATTTTCTCCATCTTTAAAAGGAATTTTAGAAAATAAAATAAGCCCGATGTTTAATGATTTAGGACTTGAAATTTCTTTTGCTAATGTTGATAACTATCAAGATGAAGCATCGCATTTAGGAAAGATATTAGATCTTTTAAAGATAATTGCTAAAAATGATGAAGGTGTAATCGATTTTGAAAATGTCGATTGGTTGAATGTCGATAGGGATTACTTAAATGGCATATTGACAGAGATGGAAAGCTCAAAACTTTTTGGTATCGTGGTAGATCAAAATGGTCAATATGTTGATATATTTGGTAAAAATTTATTTACGTTATTATCGAAAGCAGATTTATCTACTCTTCTTCCTAATTTAGAAGAATCTTCGTTCCAATCAATAAATAGTAAAGATGGTTCAAAAAAATGGGAATGGTCTGAAACAATTAAAGAGTTAAGCAAAGATGAATACTTATTTAATGTTACTACCGAGGGGGAAATATATAATATCATTCAAGTTTTAACTGCGGTTGATAGTTCTTTAATTGATGATATCAATAATGGAAGATATGATACGATTAAACTTTATAATGTTATAGAAAAAGTTTTAGATACTAATACAATTGCTTCTTTTGTTCCTTCACTTATCAAAAAGGTTGTTGAAGATATTGAACCGATAGTTATTGATTCTGATAATTCTATTGATTTAAAAGAAATAAATCTTGATGTTTTTGAAAAGATGGACAAAGAAGAGAAAAAATCTGAAATTAAGAAATTATTGGATATCTATGATAAAAAAGATGAATTGACAAATGCGGTTTCTAATCTTTTTTCAATGAGTGATAATGATATTTTAAATCTCAAAGATACGCTTGATGATTTTGCTTCTTTAAAGATATTTAATACGCCAAAAGATGGAAATTATTATTCTTTATTCGATGAGAGTTACGCTTCATTATTTAATAGTTTAGGAGTTGATAAATTAGTAACTAATGTCGATGATAAAGCAAAAAGCAAAAAGGCGATGCTAATAGTAATTGCCGATATCGACAATTGGACAGGGGAAAATGGAGAAAATCAAAAGATAATTGATCTATTTACCTTAATAAATCATTTGAATATCGATGAATCTTCTTTAAATAACCCTTCTTCTTTAGAGCCATCTTCTATAAAAGAAATTTTGTATTCGTTTAATAATTCCGCACTTTTACATCGCGGTGTCAGCAAATTGATTCAGCAGGTATTTAAAGGGGTTGGAATAGAAAATTTAATTGCTGTAGAAGGAAAAATATATTATCCAATTAAATATTTTGTCCATTTGAAAACCTCAGATGAAGATTTGTCTTATTGGAAAAATGAAATCGATTATTTATTCAATTTGGTTGAAATTCTTTATGACGATACAAATAAGACTTATCTTGATACAAGTACTTTAGATTTTTCCTCCAATAATATTTCTGATATCATTGTTAATTTGGATCATATAGATTTATTAAAAGATAACAAAGAATATATAATCTATAATTTCTTAAAATCTTTCCCGGGTGTTTTCGATTATATCCGTGATGTTCAAGTGAGCTATGGAAATAGTAAAGCGGCTAGAATTAAAAAATTATTCTTTCCATTAGATCATTCTGATGAAGATTTGATTTTGCAGACTTCTTTGCTTTCTTCATTTATCGGCGACCTTTCTGACAATTTGAACAAATCATTTGATGATAAATCAAATCTTGTTTCCGATGAACTCGCTTATAGTTTTATAAGAAAAACCATGAAGGCTAATACTAAAAATAGTTCGGGCATATTGGAAGTTAGTTCGATTGATCGTTCTTTATTTGCTAGTGAATTCATCACTAATTTCTTATATAAAGGATTATTAGAAGCTGTTGATAATAGTTCTTATAGCGATAAAGAAACGATGAAAGAAAATGTTAAAACTTTGATTTACGCTTATGATGAACTAGGCAATGAATATAAAAATATCAATGTTGTTGAAGCTAGAGGAATACAAGGTCTTTTAAAAATAGCTGCAATTGATTTTAATGATTTCGCTGCTTCAAGCAGTGCATTAATTGAAGCCTTTAAATATATGGGGCAAATCGATGATGATATTAATACATTAAAAGGAAGTACAATGAGCGAAGATGATGCAATGCTCATTTATACTCATAATAAGTATTATTCATCTAGCTTTGCAAATCGCAAGAATAATTCTCAAATTGCATTGCTACTTGTTGAAATTTATCTTCCTGATACTGCAAAAACTTTTATTAATTACCTATATGATTATGATCCTAAATTTACTTATGAATATAAATTTGGAGATGAACAATTTGTATTTGGAGAATTTGCTAAGGCTCTTGAAAATTACTATTCAGCATAATTTTTAATATTTATGTAATACTAAGATTGGTGATAATATGAAATTTATTCCATTCTTAGTATTTTTTTGTTTAGCACAAATATCTTCTCCGAAAACGATATACAATCATTTTGTAACGGAAAAAAAGGAAGTAGCACTGACTTTTGATGATGGTCCGTATAAAGAATCCACCGAAAAAGTATTGAATATACTTCGAAATGAGAATGTCAAAGCTACATTCTTTGTTTTAGGAGAAAGTGTTGAAAAAAATAAACCAACACTCAAAAAAATAGCTAGTGAAGGACATTCAATAGGTCTTCATAGTTTTTCACATCCTAATTTTCATAAGATGAGTTATAAAGAAATAAAAAATGAAATTATTAAAAATCAAGCGATTATTAAAGATACATTGGGTTATTCGCCAAAAATTATCAGGCCACCTTATGGAATTATTACCAATAATTTCTTAAATGTCAGCATAGATTTGGATTTAACTATTTATACTTGGAGCGATGATAGCTTTGATTGGAAAAAAGGAAATTCTCCGCAAGATATTGTTGAAAACGTTTTAAAAAAAGTTAAACCAGGACAAATAATTTTAATGCATGATAAAAGTGCTAACTCAAGTAATTCTATAAAGGCTTTGCCTATAATTATAAAAAAATTAAAAAGCAAGGGATATTCTTTTGTAACATTATCAATAAGAAAATAAATCTATCTTTTAAAGAAAATAAAAGATATAATTATATTACAAGTTTTCTTGTGTAGAATTGAGGTTTTATGGCAGAAGAATGTAATAATGAATGCTCTGGTTGCCCTTCATCGGGCAATTGCAGCAAAGAAATAAAAAAATTATCAATGCAACCGGGATGTTCAGCTAAAAAGATAATTGGAATTGTCTCTGGTAAAGGTGGCGTTGGAAAAAGCTTTGTCACTGCTTATCTTGCTGTTCTTTTAGCAAGAAAAGGAAAAAAAGTTGGTATTTTAGATGGAGATATTACCGGTCCGAGTATTCCTTTTACATATGGAATGAAAGATAAAGCTTTGGCTACTGAAAGCGCAATTTTACCCCGTGCTAGTAAAAAAGAAGGAATAAAAATTATTTCTAGCAATATGTTATTAGACAATGAAGAAGATCCGATTTGTTGGCGTGGACCGATGATAGGGTCTTTGGTGCAACAGTTTTATACTGATGTATATTGGGAAGAACTAGACTATCTTTTAATAGATATGCCACCTGGAACATCAGATGTTGCTTTAACAGCATTTCAAAGTATGAGAATAGATTCTTTAGTCTTGGTTGCTACTCCGCAAAATCTTGTAAAAATGATCGTGGAAAAGGCAGCTAAAATGGCTAGTTTAATGAATATTAAAATCGGTGCAATTGTCACCAATATGAGTTATGTAATTTGCCCAGATTGCGGAAAAAGAATAAATATTTATGGCGATAGTAAAATCAATTCTCTTTCTGAAGAATATGATATACCAGTCAGTGTTGAAGTTCCTTTTGATAGTCAACTGCGCAAGTTTGTCGATGAAGGAAATATCGAGAATTTAGATGTAAATTATCTTGATTCTTTAGCTGAATTTTATTTAAAGGATTAATTATGGATAAAAAGGAAGAATTCTTAACCATTTTTCGTGAACTTGAAGAAGAAATTGTAAAAATATCTGGCCTTGATGAAGGTTATGTTTCTTTTAATCGTGCATTAAATGAAATTCATTCAAAAAGACTTGATCCGATTATTGCCAGCGATGATGCTTATGAATTCTTAAAATCGGCTTTGGACTTACGAAATATACTTTCTCATAGAAATGATGTAGCAGAACCGACAGATATTTTTTTAGAAAGATTTAAAAAGCTTAGCAAGAATATTATTTATCCTAAAAAACTGATAGATATTGCAACAAAGGGAAAAAATCTTGTTATTGCTTATCCTGAAGATAAGGTTATTACGATTGTGAAAATGATGTCTTCCAATATGATTTCCCATGTTCCTGTTTATGATGAAGAGGGTTTGTTTTTGGGAGTGTTTTCTCGAGTGAGTTTTTTTGAATTTTTTTCTAAAAATTCTAAAATTCAAATATGTGAAAACACAACAATTGCAGATATTATTGATTCTATCAATATCAACAATAACACCAATGAACTTTATCTTTTTGCATCAATTAATAATTATGTCATCGATTTTTATAACCATATGAATAAAACTAAAAAAGAAGATCGAAGATTGTCAGCTATTTTCTTGACAAAAAATGGTAAAAAAAGTGAGCCGCTTCTAGGAATAGTTACTCAGACAGATATATTGAAGATGATTTTAGAAGAAACGAACTGATATCGGATTAAAATTTAATTCTGGATGAAAAGTCCAGAATTTTTTTATAAAAAAAATTCGCTTTCGCGAACTTAATTTTTAAGAAATAATGGTGACCCAGGAGAGACTCGAACTCCCGGCCCACAGCTTAGAAGGCTGTTGCTCTATCCAGCTGAGCTACTGGGCCACGTGCTTATATACTTTAGACCATTATTGAAAAAAATTCAAGTGTTAATTTAATTTTGAATGAAATTTTTATATTATTTTTTATATAATATGATATTATATGTAGGAAACTAACTGAGGTAAAGAAATAAGTATTATGAAAAAAATTATAAAAGCATTGTTTACGATAGTTTGTTTAAGCACTTTGTCTTCATGTACATTGCGCTGGGATTTTTCGATTGCTAGTCCTAATACTTCAGTTTCTTCTCTTCCTACGTTAGAAAAAGAAACAGCTCAGCAATCTCAATTCCAATCAATTGTTGGGGAAGGAATTGGGGTTCATTATATGCCATCTATTGGAAATCCGCATATTTTAGTAATTCCTGTTGATTTTTCAGACTATACATTCCAAAGATATGGGGTAACAAATGAGCAGGCTAAAGAAAGAATAAATGATGCTTTTTTCGGTGAAAGAAATGATGGTGATTTAGTCGATAGTTTACGTTCTTATTATCAAAAATCTTCATATGGTAAATTGAATATTTCTGGAGTTGTTACCGATGTTGTTAGAGCACCAAAATCTACAAGAGAATATTCATTGCTTTCTAGCAGTTCTGCTCGAATTGAAGCTATCGATAAAATTATTTCAACAACGTTGAACAATTATAATTCAATCACAGATTTTTCAGTATTTGATTCTGATAATGACAAGTATTTCGATGCAATATGGCTGGTATATAGCAAAGAATATGATCGTTCGGATTTTTTCTGGGCTTTTACAACATGGAGTAATTTACTGACTAGTTTTGATGGAATTAGAGTATCATCTTGGTCATGGGCTAGTTATGCTTTCTTTGATGAAGGAGGATATTCTAGTCATCCTGATGCTCATACGATAATACATGAAACTGGACATTTGATGGGACTAGATGATTATTATAATTATGACCGTGGAAATTGTGTCTATGATAGACCTGTTGGTGATTTGGATATGATGGATAACAATATCGGCGATCATATGGCATTTAGCAAGTATAATCTCGGATGGATTTCTCCAACTGAAGTTAAGCAATCTGGTAAATATGTTTTAAAACCATTTGAATCAAGCGGTGAAGCATATATTATTTGCTATCCTAACTATAATTATTCGGCAATGTGGGAATATTTCATTCTTGAGTATTACACTCCGACAGGATTAAATGAACTTGACTCAACAACTCCATATGATGGGGTACAAATGTATACTGCTTCTGGATTAAGAATCTATCATGTCGATGAAAAAATTGTTAAATATAATACATTGACAAGTAAAACATATGGCGGTGCTATAACAGATTTTTCAACATTGAAAAACAATGAATATTGGGTTGTTGAAAATAGCAATACACCTAGTTATTCCTACAATTCTGAAAATGTTAATATTCCATTGGTTAAATTGGTTTCTGCTAATTATTTTTATAATTATAAGGAATCTGCTAATAATGCATCATTATTCCGACTTGGTGATACTTTTGGTAATGGAGTTATTACCGATAAGTGGAATGATGGAACTGAAATAAATTTCAAAGTAAATGTCAGTGAATTATCAAGCGAACAAATTACTTTAGATATAAATTTTAATTGAGAGGTATTATGAAAAAATTAAAAATTATTCCTATATTATTTGCAACAGCTTTCTTGGCAGGATGCAATAATATAAATTCGAGTTCTTCTTCTATTTCTTCTCCTTCTTTTAATAGTTCTTCAGCAACAAGCGGTACTACTGCTTCTTCTAATGCTACATCAAACTCAACAACTGATTCTGCAACAAGTACATCATCTTCATCTTCGCCTAGTTCAATTTCTTCATCTTCTACATCTTCATCAACTCCTACAATTGAAGAAGGTGTTTCAAAATACTCACATTTCCAATCGATTTCAAATAAAAGCCGTCAAGCAGGTTTTTTACCTTCTTTAGGCAATCCTAACATTTTGGTTATTCCTGTTGATTTTTCAGATTATACATTTGTTGAAGCGGGAGCAAAGAGCAATGAAGCTGCTCGCGAAAGAATCGAAGATGCTTATTTTGGTGAAAGAAATGATGATGAATTGCACGAAAGCTTAAGAAGCTATTATAAAAAGAGTTCCTATGGTCAACTTGATATTACTGGTGTTGTTACTCCTGTAATACGTGCACCACGTACATATGCTTATTATAAATCTATTACCAATTCTAGTACTCAAACAGATTTGATTGATGGAATTATCCGTTTAGCTTTAAAAACCTTAGATAGCACTTATGATTATCACGATTTTGATACTAATGGTGATAATATCATCGATGCAATTTGGCTTGTATATTCAGGACCGATTGATAATGGCGGTAATAGTATGTTCTGGGCATTTACATATTGGTCTTATATGGAAGATCAATTCGATGGAGTTGACGTAAGTCCATATGCTTGGGCAGCTTATAAATTCTTTGATGAAGGTGGCTATACTGATCACCCAGATGCTCATACAACAATTCATGAAACAGGTCATTTGATGGGTCTTGATGATTATTATGATTATGATGGTTATCGCACTCCTGCTGGTGGATTAGATATGATGGATAATAATATCGGCGACCATATGGCATTCAATAAATATAATCTTGGTTGGGTTAAACCTGAAACCATTACTGAAAGTGGAACATATACATTAAAACCACTTACAAGCTCCACTGATTGTTTTATAATCGCTCCAAAAAGTTATAATGATTCTGAATTTTGGGAATATTACATTGTAGAATACTATAGACCAGATGGTTTGAATAAACTAGATGCTACAACAAAATATTCTAATTTAAAAATGTTTACTGTCAATGGATTAAGAGTATATCATGTCAATCAAAAGATGGGATATCTTGTCTATAATCAAAGAAAGAATTCCTATGTTTGGAATAATTCATATATAAGTGATCTTGATTCAGCTGATTTTGAATCAGAAGATAAATATCCATATATCATCAATAGTAATACTTCATCTTATTCTTACAATACTAAAAAAGATACAACCTTAGTCAGCTTGATTTCTGCAGCTGGTCGAACTAACACTCAAGATGGTAAAAATTCTGATATATTTACTGAAGGAACCTCTTACGATAGCAAGAATTTAACTTGGGAAGATGGAGAAAGCATGAATTTTTCTTTCTCAGTTACTTCAGTTACTGATGATAGTTTGACATTTACATTTACTAAAAAATAATTATTTATAGGAAAATCTTAATAAATTTAAAGATAGGTTTATTAAGGTTTTCCTATTTTTTTTATGTTGAAAATGATATAATTTAAGACAATATGGAAAAGTCAGCTATTATATTTGAAAAAAATCGTGATTATATATATCATCTCCAGGATGATATATATGAAGTTAAAATACTAACAAAAAGAGATGATATTGAGTCTGTGGAATTTTTATATAATGATAAATATTTTAATAAAGATGGACATCTTTTAGTGCCTTCTACTTCTTTGATATTATTAAAAAAATATATTACCAATTATCATGATGTATTCATGGGAAGATTTTGTTTCACTGGAGTAGCAATGAGTTTTTATTTTCGTTTAAAAGATAAAAAGGGACAAGTAATAAACTATGGTGCTTATCACTTTTTCAATGATATTTTCAACGTGAATAATATGTTTGATGCTGTTCCTTATCTATTAAAAGCAGATACATTTAAATTTCCTAAATGGTCAGTTGGTGGAAAAATATATCAAATTTTTGTTGAAAGATTTGCCCCTACTAATGAGTTTTCTAAAAATTGGTTTGAACCTACAAATTATTTTTCTAAGCTTAATGGAACTTTAAAAGGGATAACTAAAAATCTTGGGTATATAAAAAATCTAGGAATGAATGCTATTTATATGACACCGATATTTAAATCTCCAACTAATCATAAATATGATGTAGAAGATTACTATACTATCGATTCTAATTTTGGGAATAGAGATGATCTTTTACTTTTGGTAGAAAAAGCCCATGAACTTGATTTAAAAGTTATAATTGATTTAGTCTTTAATCATACTTCTACTAATTTTTTTGCTTTTCAGGATCTTTTATTGAATCAGGAAAAATCTCAATATAAAGATTGGTACATAGTTTCAGAATATCCTGTGAAAATTGAAGAAAATCCAAAGTACAAATGTTTTTCACGAGTTAAAGAAATGCCTAAATTAAATACTGCGAATGAAGAAGTACAGAATTATTTAATTGATGTAGCTTTAAATTATATTCAATATTTTAAAATTGATGGCATAAGAATGGATGTTGCCGATGAAATTGATTTGACCTTTTTAAGAAGACTTAGAAAAAAAGTAAAATCCTATAATGAAAATATAATGATTTATGGTGAAATATGGTTTGAT
This window harbors:
- a CDS encoding unknown (no significant homology to UniProt), which gives rise to MTTDLALIIVFAVIIIALIISSLIGLWKGCWKTGFKMIFRIILFIVLIFTAQPITNFFSTINFQTTFGADFQIEGIQFTSLNDFLINILMEKGNISPVTGQSLYATCEALAHSILSFAFFFILAILAWLFGSLLGALFYHVLFKHLIPSNVSKEKKVRWLGMIFGLVDGLVCLVMIISPLSSLGTVVINNRDTFSTMEKNGVISEESYTYIDGTLTSYENSILGKTFSAIYPFTDSIMNGVVTVNVHGANLNFYREIDSLLTFITPFFDNVENLDNQQFKLASLISKENVKNMLYLISDNQLVITLIPALILMGDEMANNPTFSSIISKMNLNEIDWKDNIVAIGDFYGRVYDTGILDSTPEIGTIQDIVFELDYNKIDDYASSINTVTEIPIINDNLALIMSISGKMINQQLGISVLPENVEDYEDINWGNELLTLTSSAVKLIKSLGLDTLDLGSVNYQDKINSALNDPEKLAVIKEAICGDEEKNVKGLLNLQIIDKVNLTNLFYTTITSIDQLKGYIDLNDIKALMVDLKLENEIGALLDIAGCALDLPKNDEGVISFDFSSKEQCDILSNLVDKAEKSTIISSIFPRIVRGIFESNKNINLYGFNYENFNFEFSTTKELTVELKKIINVLPDVSSLANAAGDNLNLAELDTAVLKNVLNVVYNSKILNPDHRLDGTGGANDVVANYNFQQLVQTLFEMDDIKNMGFVVPDNLGSIMWNDELDASGNIVEKGEISKLIDIIDYLKGDGSFLLNDDFSIDQISGKDVEKIVDLISSSELFSPSLKGILENKISPMFNDLGLEISFANVDNYQDEASHLGKILDLLKIIAKNDEGVIDFENVDWLNVDRDYLNGILTEMESSKLFGIVVDQNGQYVDIFGKNLFTLLSKADLSTLLPNLEESSFQSINSKDGSKKWEWSETIKELSKDEYLFNVTTEGEIYNIIQVLTAVDSSLIDDINNGRYDTIKLYNVIEKVLDTNTIASFVPSLIKKVVEDIEPIVIDSDNSIDLKEINLDVFEKMDKEEKKSEIKKLLDIYDKKDELTNAVSNLFSMSDNDILNLKDTLDDFASLKIFNTPKDGNYYSLFDESYASLFNSLGVDKLVTNVDDKAKSKKAMLIVIADIDNWTGENGENQKIIDLFTLINHLNIDESSLNNPSSLEPSSIKEILYSFNNSALLHRGVSKLIQQVFKGVGIENLIAVEGKIYYPIKYFVHLKTSDEDLSYWKNEIDYLFNLVEILYDDTNKTYLDTSTLDFSSNNISDIIVNLDHIDLLKDNKEYIIYNFLKSFPGVFDYIRDVQVSYGNSKAARIKKLFFPLDHSDEDLILQTSLLSSFIGDLSDNLNKSFDDKSNLVSDELAYSFIRKTMKANTKNSSGILEVSSIDRSLFASEFITNFLYKGLLEAVDNSSYSDKETMKENVKTLIYAYDELGNEYKNINVVEARGIQGLLKIAAIDFNDFAASSSALIEAFKYMGQIDDDINTLKGSTMSEDDAMLIYTHNKYYSSSFANRKNNSQIALLLVEIYLPDTAKTFINYLYDYDPKFTYEYKFGDEQFVFGEFAKALENYYSA
- a CDS encoding alpha-amylase (product inferred by homology to UniProt); its protein translation is MEKSAIIFEKNRDYIYHLQDDIYEVKILTKRDDIESVEFLYNDKYFNKDGHLLVPSTSLILLKKYITNYHDVFMGRFCFTGVAMSFYFRLKDKKGQVINYGAYHFFNDIFNVNNMFDAVPYLLKADTFKFPKWSVGGKIYQIFVERFAPTNEFSKNWFEPTNYFSKLNGTLKGITKNLGYIKNLGMNAIYMTPIFKSPTNHKYDVEDYYTIDSNFGNRDDLLLLVEKAHELDLKVIIDLVFNHTSTNFFAFQDLLLNQEKSQYKDWYIVSEYPVKIEENPKYKCFSRVKEMPKLNTANEEVQNYLIDVALNYIQYFKIDGIRMDVADEIDLTFLRRLRKKVKSYNENIMIYGEIWFDSASYLQGDIFDSVMNYQFYSNVFSLINHEITADEFGDNIDIMYSRVHLDVQNELLNLISSHDTERACSRLNYRYDLLKIAFSLMYLMKGSLMIYYGEEKCLGGCGSEDNRRGMIFKENDVITPLVRNLSEIKEIASFKRGDYHRILLENKNILMFDRYVTDEKYRVVLNMGNDNFELENEVFDIIDKTKVKTLKPNMIIAFELK
- a CDS encoding metalloprotease domain protein M6 family (product inferred by homology to UniProt) codes for the protein MKKLKIIPILFATAFLAGCNNINSSSSSISSPSFNSSSATSGTTASSNATSNSTTDSATSTSSSSSPSSISSSSTSSSTPTIEEGVSKYSHFQSISNKSRQAGFLPSLGNPNILVIPVDFSDYTFVEAGAKSNEAARERIEDAYFGERNDDELHESLRSYYKKSSYGQLDITGVVTPVIRAPRTYAYYKSITNSSTQTDLIDGIIRLALKTLDSTYDYHDFDTNGDNIIDAIWLVYSGPIDNGGNSMFWAFTYWSYMEDQFDGVDVSPYAWAAYKFFDEGGYTDHPDAHTTIHETGHLMGLDDYYDYDGYRTPAGGLDMMDNNIGDHMAFNKYNLGWVKPETITESGTYTLKPLTSSTDCFIIAPKSYNDSEFWEYYIVEYYRPDGLNKLDATTKYSNLKMFTVNGLRVYHVNQKMGYLVYNQRKNSYVWNNSYISDLDSADFESEDKYPYIINSNTSSYSYNTKKDTTLVSLISAAGRTNTQDGKNSDIFTEGTSYDSKNLTWEDGESMNFSFSVTSVTDDSLTFTFTKK
- a CDS encoding cBS domain-containing protein (product inferred by homology to UniProt); this encodes MDKKEEFLTIFRELEEEIVKISGLDEGYVSFNRALNEIHSKRLDPIIASDDAYEFLKSALDLRNILSHRNDVAEPTDIFLERFKKLSKNIIYPKKLIDIATKGKNLVIAYPEDKVITIVKMMSSNMISHVPVYDEEGLFLGVFSRVSFFEFFSKNSKIQICENTTIADIIDSININNNTNELYLFASINNYVIDFYNHMNKTKKEDRRLSAIFLTKNGKKSEPLLGIVTQTDILKMILEETN
- a CDS encoding nucleotide-binding protein (product inferred by homology to UniProt); this encodes MAEECNNECSGCPSSGNCSKEIKKLSMQPGCSAKKIIGIVSGKGGVGKSFVTAYLAVLLARKGKKVGILDGDITGPSIPFTYGMKDKALATESAILPRASKKEGIKIISSNMLLDNEEDPICWRGPMIGSLVQQFYTDVYWEELDYLLIDMPPGTSDVALTAFQSMRIDSLVLVATPQNLVKMIVEKAAKMASLMNIKIGAIVTNMSYVICPDCGKRINIYGDSKINSLSEEYDIPVSVEVPFDSQLRKFVDEGNIENLDVNYLDSLAEFYLKD
- a CDS encoding m6 family metalloprotease domain protein (product inferred by homology to UniProt) — encoded protein: MKKIIKALFTIVCLSTLSSCTLRWDFSIASPNTSVSSLPTLEKETAQQSQFQSIVGEGIGVHYMPSIGNPHILVIPVDFSDYTFQRYGVTNEQAKERINDAFFGERNDGDLVDSLRSYYQKSSYGKLNISGVVTDVVRAPKSTREYSLLSSSSARIEAIDKIISTTLNNYNSITDFSVFDSDNDKYFDAIWLVYSKEYDRSDFFWAFTTWSNLLTSFDGIRVSSWSWASYAFFDEGGYSSHPDAHTIIHETGHLMGLDDYYNYDRGNCVYDRPVGDLDMMDNNIGDHMAFSKYNLGWISPTEVKQSGKYVLKPFESSGEAYIICYPNYNYSAMWEYFILEYYTPTGLNELDSTTPYDGVQMYTASGLRIYHVDEKIVKYNTLTSKTYGGAITDFSTLKNNEYWVVENSNTPSYSYNSENVNIPLVKLVSANYFYNYKESANNASLFRLGDTFGNGVITDKWNDGTEINFKVNVSELSSEQITLDINFN
- a CDS encoding uncharacterized protein (product inferred by homology to UniProt), which translates into the protein MKFIPFLVFFCLAQISSPKTIYNHFVTEKKEVALTFDDGPYKESTEKVLNILRNENVKATFFVLGESVEKNKPTLKKIASEGHSIGLHSFSHPNFHKMSYKEIKNEIIKNQAIIKDTLGYSPKIIRPPYGIITNNFLNVSIDLDLTIYTWSDDSFDWKKGNSPQDIVENVLKKVKPGQIILMHDKSANSSNSIKALPIIIKKLKSKGYSFVTLSIRK